gctcaatatacagattgaataacattggggatatgctacaaccctgtctcactcccttcccaaccactgcttccctttcatgcccctcgactcttataactgccatctgttttctgtacaaattgtaagtagccttttgcacctggtattttacccctgccacctacagaatttgaaagagagtattccagtcaacattgtcaaaagctttctctaaatgtacaaatgctagaaaagtaggtttgcctttccttaatctagcttctaagataagttgtagggccagtattgcctcgcgtgttccaacatttctacggaatccaaactgatcttccccaaggtcggcttccaccagtttttccactaatctgtaaagaattcgtgtttgtattttgcagccatgacttattaaactgatagttcagtattttcacatctgtcaacacctgctttctttgggattggaattaatatattcttcttgaagtctgagggtatttcgcctgtcttatacatcttgctcaccagatggtagagttttgtcagggctggctctcccaaggcaattagtagttctaatggaatgttgtctactcccgtggccttgttttcacttttcagtgctctgtcaaaatcttaacgcagtattgtatctcccatttcatcttcatctacatgctcttccatttccataatgttgtcctcaagtacatcgcccttgtatagaccctctatatactccttccacctttctgctttcccttttttgcttagaactgggtttccatctgacctcttgatagtcatacaagtggatctcttttctccaaaggtctctttaattttcctgtaggcagtatctttcttacccctagtgatatatgcatctacatccttacgtttgtcctctagccatccccgcttagccattttgcacttcctgtcgatctcatttttgagacgtttgtattcctttttgcctgcttcacttactgcatttttatattttctcctttcatcaattaaattcaatatttcttctgttacccaaggatttctactagccgtctttttacctacttgatcctctgctgccttcattatttcatctctcaaagctatccgttcttcatctgctttatttcttttctccattctggtcaatcgttccctaatgatctccctgaaactttggttctgtcagtttatccaagtcccatccccttaaattactacctttttgcagtttcttcagttgtaatctacagtttataaccaatagattgtggtcagagtccacatctgctccttggtaatatcttacaatttaaacctggttcctaaatctatgtcttaccactatataatctatctgaaaccttccagtatatccaggcctcttccatgtatacaaccttctttcatgattcttgaaccaagtgttagctatgattaagttatgctatgtgcaaaattctacccagtggctttctctttcattcctcaccctcattccatattcacctactacatttccttctcttccttttcctatgactattaaattttcatctcccttcactacatgaatgatttcttttatctcatcatacgtttcttcaatctcttcgtcatctgcggagctagttggcatataaacttttactactgtggtaggcatgggctttgtgtctatcttggccataataatgcgttcactaagctgttttttagtagcttacccacaatcctattttttattcattattaaacctactcctgcagtacccctacttgattttgtacttataaccctgtagtcacctgactagaagtcttgttgctcctgccaccgaacttcactaactcccactatatctaactttaacctatccatttccctttttaaattttctaacctacctgcctattAAAGGATcggacattccacgttccgatctgtagaacaccagttttctttctcctgataacaccgTCCTCCACTGTAgttcctgcccagagatccgaatggggggactattttacctgcggaatattttacccaagaggacaccatcatcatttaagcatacagtaaagctgcatgccctcgggaaaaattatggctttcagcagttcgcagtaccaacacagcaaggccgttttggttagtgttaaaacaagaccagatcagtcaatcatccagactgttgcccttgcaactactgaaaaggttgctgaccctcttcaggaaccacacatttgcctggcctctcaacagatatccctctgttgtggttgcacctacggtatggctatctgtatcacagaAGCACAGAAGCCTCCCctcaaacggcaaggtccatgattcatgtggaaaaaaaaaaacagaaaactgaaactTCAAAATGTAAGTCAGACTATCTAAAATATTGTAATCTCTCTCTTTTAAAAAacgacaaattttttttaaaaaaaaggaagactcACACAaaatccataaaaaaaatcttacatTTTAGATGGTCCACCGAAACAATAAACATCAGTGttctaaaaaaatcaaaatttggtacTTCAAGGTCCAATATGCTGGTTAAATTCACAGAAAATGATTTTCTATACTTCAATCACAAAGCAACTACAACTAAATTAGCATAAAATTTCAGCGGTAGTGTTAAAATAATGAATCTTCACAAATCATTGATTTGCTGGATGCAGTTCTGTGGCATTATGAAGCAAATTAGTCTGGAGAAAACGTGCTCTATATTTTAGAATATCACTGCTAGAAGTTATCTATTTGTAATAGTTTTGTAATCTATTTGTAACATTTTTGTATGCGATTATTTGGTTATTGTAATTAGTAAGGTATAGTATAGCTTCAGAATCTACCCCCAGACACCACATGGATCCTGAAACTGGCTGTGCTAAGTTTTCTTTTCACCATTTTAAGGGAAATGTGAATAGCAGcgttaagaaagaaaataataaattagcCCAAGCATAAAATGAAGCTGCTAAAGTACAGTACGGTACAAGTTAAAGTGTAAAATATTACAAGACAGTCGTGTTAAGATACTGACAACATTTTCACGATGTCATTCACATTTTAAAGTGCAGCAACTATTTAAATGTTAATTTCTACAACCTCTCACCTTGGCAAGCATTCACTAGATTGTCAACGACCACCACCTCATACCCGGAGTTTAGTAATTCAATTACTGTGTGTGAGCCCACATACCCAGCCCCACCAGTTACCAGTATCGTAGCTGCCATTCTATCACGTCCACCTTCAAGTGATGCTTACGTTGCTGTGCCAGCAAAACGATACGTACACACATCCTTGTCGGGCCATTGTTTCTTTTATCACGTGCTTATCGCGATTTTTATTGGGCCGCCTACATGTTTGATAACAACACAGTCAAACATCAACACAAAGAAATAAGAACCATCCGTTTTGGATGCGACATATCTAAGAAGTTCCTATGAAGACATTTCAATCTAACGTAGTAACGATTTAATCTTTGGAGGCTTCAACATTCTTTAATATCTTTGTTCGTATGAGAGAGAATATGCGTCAGATGGCGCTTGCAGTACGCCGAAAGTGATATTCGTTGAcagtggactttaattttgaaaccGGAAACGAGTTCCCAGCGATGCTGTTGAGTTGTGGTAGTGTACAGTATTGAAAGTCATACTCAGAAGATTGAATTAGGTACGTAAGATTAAAAAAGACTGCTTGGTGTTATTTTGATCTATGCGCCCATGGCGTATAATTTCGAAAGTTCGCAGATCTGCCACTCGTAATATCACAGTCAAATGTAATTGAAATAATGTTTCAGAGTTCAGTATCACTATGTCTGGCGACATCTCGGATGACAAAAAGGTTGGTCAACGTACTATCACGAAGTTAAAGAgcgttttgcattaattcaataaTTTTACAACAGTTTCTGCCTCCCTTAGGATGAAGAAAAGGTCTACGGCGGGTGCGAGGGCCCCGATGCAATGTATGTCAAACTGATATCATCGGATGGCCACGAATTTATAGTCAAACGAGAACATGCCCTGACGTCGGGAACTATTAAAGCTATGCTCAGCGGACCTGGACAGTTCGCTGAAAATGAAACCAATGAAGTTAATTTTAGAGAAATCCCGTAAGTTTTCAACTGTTTATATCTCTTGCGTTAATTAGGAAGATAtggttttgtttgtgtgtctgtatacTGTCAGACGTATATTGACACGTTATGTTGTTGCTGATTATCTCCTTTTTTCTCTTTAAAACTAGGGTAAGCACTGCAGCATTTGTTAATTTGCAATGCGACATAGAATATATTGTTACAATGGTGCATTGTGTGTAGAATTTCACTTATGTCAGAACTTTAATTTTCAGCTCTCATGTTCTGCAGAAGGTGTGTATGTACTTTACGTACAAAGTACGTTACACGAACAGCTCAACGGAGATACCAGAATTCCCTATTGCACCTGAGATTGCTCTAGAGTTGTTGATGGCTGCTAACTTCCTTGATTGTTAATTTTTGCTTTCATCATATTACATTGTGTGATGTTGGTTACTCTTTGGTAGTTCATTAATACCCAGTGATACTGTTAGATGAAACCTATGTTCCAAATTATGATTCAGTGAGAATGAAACTTAGTACATCCTTGTTGTTTAATAGGTAGTATGTAACTTAAAAACAAATTTGTTAGTTGCCAAGTGAAGAGGTGATTGTTTAGGAGCAGATCATGTTCAGATGTAACTTTCATCTTTGTGGCTTTGTGTTTTGGCTACCAAGTGAATTAATAAGTTAAGTTTTCTGCTCCAGGAAATAGTCAGCTTTAATTTTGTGCATACCAGAGCAGATTTTTGTGTACTGTCAGAAGGTCCCTCTAAGAGAAGCCAGATTTTATAGTGTTCAGGTGTTTTGTTAATACTGTCTTGGCAATCCCATTTTTCAGTGAAGTGGAACATTCATTTTATCTAGATAAATATTTATGCTAAATGTGTAGAAttttttcctcccatttttgtACTGTGATACTGAAAGTGGTGCTGCAGATTATACAGTATAGAGCCACATAAGTCACAACTAACTGTAAGAACAAATTAGTTCATTTACAGCCATAAACTAGTGCAGTATTTATGGTATTTAACAGATACAGGTGAATATAATAGTCACCTTATTGTTTGAATTTAAACATTTCAGGCCAAAATCCTTCAGCTAATTTCAGTACCAAGAAAATGAGACCTCACAAGAGGTTCTTTTGTGTTTATAAAAATGAACTTTGTAAGTTACTACTGTTAGTAAGTGGAATTCACTTTTTCCAGCAGCATCTTTTGACTTCTAGATTTGCATTGTAACTCAAGGAACAGCTCATAAATTCCTTCCACACTATATCAATTTCTGAGAGACTGCTTGAACCTGCACTGAGCTATTACTTAAGAACAAAGAGTAATTGGAAAAAAATCATGTTCCATGTACTAATCATGGCACTGCTGTTTAGTTTCCATATCATTAAGTGATCATTTGCATGTACAAAATATAAACTTCTGTAAATGATCTGTTGAATTTTATACTTCTTGTCATGGCATTTaagttatttttgttattattttaaggaacttaaaGACTGTATCTTTTAAATTGATTAAATCTGTGAAGCTTCTTTAATGCATCTGTTACAAATTGTGATATTCTTTATTTTATCATACTGTTTGTGGAgggaaaagtggaaactcaaaaAAGGTTAAAACAGTTGATACTGATTGGAGCAAAGTCTGGAATAATATTTAATGTGTACATACGATTTTTTGTTACCTTGTTGCAGAGGAAATAGAAGTGACAGATTTATTGTAATCATGTTAATGTGGTGTGCAGAAACTGCAGATTGAAATTCTCTGGCTAGTGTATGTAGAGTTGTGTAACAGTTGAAGTTTCTGTTCCAACATTTATTCAGAAGGTGTGAGACACATTCAGTGTGCTGTTATAACTAATTGATATCCTGTCACCCTGACTTTAATCCCACCATTACTTctttgatgtgtagattgaacagcaggggtgataGACTCATACTCCTCCTTTAATCTGAATGCTTCTTCCGTTCTtagtgttccctcttggtttttgtacatattgcgtATTACCACCATTCACTATAGCTCTAAGAATTTCAAACGTCATGCATCACTTTGTGTTGTTGAGCACATTTTCAAAGTCGACCAAACCTATGAAGCTCTTTGGTCTTGTTTCTGTTATTAAGTGCAATGTCAGGACTgcccctctgctgcctttacctttccaaattCCTTCTAACAGATTCTCAACTCTTTTCTATTCTTCcgtgtattgttcttgtcagcaaattggacgCAAGTGCTATTAAGCCAATTGTGTGATAGTTCttacacttatcagctcttgccatcttcggaatgtGTGGATGACACTCTTCTGAAATTGTGATGCAATGTCCCAAGTCTCATAGATTCTGCACACAAACATGAATAGTGGTTTGGTTGCCACATcaccctatgattttagaaattctgatgggatattacctatcccttctgctttatctaACCTCAAGTCTTCAATCTACTTTAAATTCTGGTTAAGTCTAGATCTCCTATCTTCTCTTCTGTATCGACTGCAATTTCTTCTTCTATACCATCATcacattttttcagttacaggccacatgtcttctGGATACACCttgtgcgtctttaatgcagtggtttccattgccttctacatgcTGATGCCATTGATCGTTACTGATTCCTCCACCTATTATGGGTATTTTCCAGTCCCAAAGGCAAGTGCACCAGACACCTGTGCATTCATCCACCCCCTTCGACAAGGCTGTTGGTAGAATGAGGGTTACTTCTTGTGCTGGAAGTCTTTTGCCACCATTGCTGAtattaattaaaagtgctttgACTATATTCACGCCCAGCACCCAGGACATTTTTATTACTAGTCACATTACCTCTAGACCACATGTTCTCCACATATGTTGCTCATATTGGCAAACATTCCCCAAAACACCACCTACTCTTCTATATTTACATAACTTGGTTTGTAGATGCATAATTCTGCTTTGGTGTCCCTGCTGACAAATACTTGTGTGGCATTGTGAGTTTGATTCACAGCTATTTGTAGAAATAAGTTTTAATCTGTTACCTAAGGTAAAATTATCTACTGTTACTAGGAAAAACTCATCTGCAGAGTATAACTTAACCTGTGTATTCTTCCCAGCGTGATTGGATTCTCATGATAACTTTCATTTGCATTCAGAGGTGTTTTCAATAGCCATTGTTTTCAGCTGCAGGCATTTTTAGTTTTGCTATCATAATCCATTAATATTTTAATTAAGTTATGCATAGAATGTAGTTGTTTgtcaaatttcttcctcgaatggaTAAGGGTTAAGAATTATTTCGGCAGATTAGAAATATCTTAAATTGTGTAACCATGCCAAAGAGCAATCGCAAACAAAGTTAAGGCAAAGCCTTCAAAAAATTCATGTGTGTCAGTTATGTTTAATTGCCAAAACAACACATGGCTATTAAGTAGTACAACATTTTACACTCAGAATATTTTAGTGCAGAGGTGCTGGTGGACATACCAACCCAACCTTTCAAAATTTGAAACATTGAActaattacaataaaatatttttgacaccTGCCTATCAAAAGCAGCACGGTCTACTAAGCCTCTGATAACTGAGACAATACTGTCAAGAtctctaaaacaaaaaaattatatatatatcgtTCATAAATTAAGATACATGAAACTTCCAGAGATGGGTGAGGTAACACTGGTCATAAATGAAAACTAAAATGCAAAATATTTCGTAAAAGCAAAATAGTATCACCACTGTTTAAATTTCTGTAGCACTATTTTATGCACTGTATTTTATAGGCATTTATTTTGGTTTACTGTTGAAAGCTGTGGTGAACCTTAATTTTTCTCTTCATTGTGAGATTTTTGTATTTATACTAAGAATATaggtctttaatttttttttgtatattacaTGGCATAATTGCATGAACATTTCACAATGTCGTAACCGGTTTTGACCAGTTACGGCCATCTTCAGACTAAAGTTACATGCTGCAAACGATGGAGTAACATTTCCGTTTCATTGTGAAGTATCGTTGACCAGGCAATGTGAATGTTAAATTACAGCTTTTCATATGTATGGCTTTAGTTTGACTTCTGGCTGGTTGCAGTGGGATGGAGAATTGAGAGATGCTGCTTTAACTGTGCCATacaaaatacagtaaataaaagaACGTAATCACTCCCACTCCCATTCTCATCTAAAAATGATCTAAGCAGCAAATAATTATGTTTACTAGCTCAAATTGACTTACTACTTAAGCTCACCATATGTCTGGGATTAGACCAGACAGTCCTGGATTTTTAATGCTGTCTggggctgcaaaaaaaaaaaaggatatcgGGGTTTCATTATTTTATGACACGAGGATTTTTTACATATTATTCTTCTGTGTTGGACATCCCATTTTTTAAACATTCTCTTATGGTCATGCCAATCTTGGCCGACCGTGGAGCAAGCGCTGGTGCCAGTGGAGAGGCATGGCCAAAGGTTTCATCACAATGTTTcacttattgtcagtcacttggCAACACAACAGGGGCAATGTGTTTGTTTCCATGTTTGAAGTAATTTGTCTTGGTTTTCAATCATTTTATCTGTGTTCATTTCTTGTTTCATTATTTAGCAATGGGCAAAATTGTGTATTTAATGTTAATCAGCAACAAGGGTACAAATTTTTGCGACTATATTGATTGTAGTGCTGAACATGGTTATTCCATGCTATGTACTGGAGAATTTTCTATTGCACGTAAAGGAAGAGTAATATTAAAGTCCAtgtagaaacagataaatgaaagaGTGCCATCATTGCTACTGCTTCAGCAAACATGAGATTTTTTAAAGCCAAAGTAAACATGAGACTTATAAATGGTATCAAAAGTATGTCCTGGGCTGGCCACAAAATAATCTGGTAAGCCTCTTCTTAAGCCAACTGAatgtcttcttttccttcagcgttTGTCTCGCGTACCTGTGGGGTCTGCTACATGCGTCTGTTGTTCTCATTTCACTCTCACAGGCTGCATGTGGTTGGATGTTCACCCATTGGAGGTCTTTATGAATTGTACCAGCCCAACATTGCTTAGGTCGTCCTTTGGGTCTTCTGCCgatgtctgcagagctagttgtcataaacttgtactactgtggcaggtgtgggcttaatgtctatcttggctgcaataatccgttcactatgctgttcgtagtagcttacccgcactcttttttttttttctcattactaaacctactcttgcattacccctatttgatttgtatttataaccctgtattcacctgaccagaagtcttgttcttcctgccaccagacttcactaagtcccactatatctaactttaacctagctatttccctatttaaattttctaacctacttaccTACcttcctgattaagggatctgacattccacgctccgacccgtagaacaccagatttttttctcctgataactgagtccttctgagtagtccccgcccggaggtctgaatggaggactattttacctccagaatattttacccaagaggacaccatcgtcatttaagcatacagtaaagctgcatgccgccaggaaaaattatggctgtagttttcccttgctttcagctgttaagCCGAGATCAATCATCCatattgttgcccctgcaactactgaaaatactGTTGCCCCGTTTCAGGAAAcctacatttgtctggcctctcaacagatacccctccgttatggttgcacatacggtacggctatgtgtattgctgaggcacgcaagcctccccaccagcggcaaggtccatggttcatgggagggcttgcagacagtattaattgtAAAAAATCAAGCTTTTTGCAGATGCACTGCAAAGTGGTacagtgattagcacattggactttCATTgcggaggacaatggttcaaacccgcgtccagccagcctgatttaggttttctgtgatgaaCCTAAagtgcttcaggtaaatgccaggatggttcctttgaaagtgcatggctgacacccttccccatccttctctaatatgatgggaccgatgacctcgctgtttggtctccaagccccaaatcaaccaaccggcTAATTGGACAATGCAGTtctctacaatgaagtactgtctgaaagaagttgcataaatattcagtcagatcttgacaagacttcaatggcaacttgctctgaatgttcagaaatctaatattgtgcacttcacagaaaggaaaaaaaatgtatacTGTGATTATAATGTAGTTACCGgtagtcactgttggaattggccaacttgtgcaaatgcctgggtgt
This genomic interval from Schistocerca serialis cubense isolate TAMUIC-IGC-003099 chromosome 8, iqSchSeri2.2, whole genome shotgun sequence contains the following:
- the LOC126416041 gene encoding elongin-C gives rise to the protein MSGDISDDKKDEEKVYGGCEGPDAMYVKLISSDGHEFIVKREHALTSGTIKAMLSGPGQFAENETNEVNFREIPSHVLQKVCMYFTYKVRYTNSSTEIPEFPIAPEIALELLMAANFLDC